Proteins encoded by one window of Chondromyces crocatus:
- a CDS encoding GAF domain-containing protein has protein sequence MRWYVEISPTGQGQQPTKRLHVEADQWQLALQQARALSGQDGSMSNVSIELLDDGYRATDGAARLKYLIRHAPEDGSPGQGEPTSAKSEQAAPPRAPSVPPPPGITSSSITRRSGAGARRQPSDAAREGATSGPRDAAPRPEASPPRLPTPRGGRDRTPTLLYGQSKDGQSKTSAGLQTSTTAQGDAPLRPELPSFEILSRQEQAPTEQIPLTYREVVYTVARNTQEDRAEALLDARMVEMRQSMEGVRPGRLVRLAVFDHTFKGRPLRRPLITMAWKDWRAESVEVTYPLSNRPAVTRPITSSPSPSTATKSNPKPSPANSTSPAPATAPAATATASPTATAPATSRERAPHSATPEKPSAEARRAPQAPNTPPARTDVPAKTTAAVLPAVPPAPPAAASSSSPPAAPARRPWRDLQPELTDACVDLHFMSDPLEGADFVLKLVQTRIPSAVGLVSFLDEARRELVVVCQAGGKSALLASQPATAPLAQAAFDASAALVIPDAAADPRVMDARWRRIGITPKSVLCAALGASGRRLGLLELANPLDGNPFTDDEGQALTYLAEQLAGFLGEHAPPIDRDRIVQNGVLALQEPPPGGG, from the coding sequence ATGCGTTGGTACGTCGAGATCTCGCCGACGGGTCAGGGCCAGCAGCCGACGAAGCGTCTGCACGTCGAAGCGGACCAGTGGCAGCTCGCGCTGCAGCAAGCGCGGGCGCTCTCGGGTCAGGACGGCTCGATGAGCAACGTCTCCATCGAGCTGCTCGACGACGGCTACCGAGCGACGGATGGTGCCGCGCGGCTCAAGTACCTCATCCGCCACGCTCCGGAGGACGGTTCTCCGGGCCAGGGTGAGCCCACTTCAGCGAAGAGCGAGCAGGCAGCGCCACCTCGCGCGCCGTCGGTCCCTCCCCCTCCCGGCATCACCTCTTCCTCGATCACCCGACGGAGCGGCGCAGGTGCCAGACGACAGCCGAGCGACGCGGCCAGGGAAGGAGCAACGTCCGGCCCCCGGGACGCGGCCCCCCGCCCGGAAGCCAGCCCACCCAGGCTTCCCACGCCGCGAGGAGGGCGCGACCGCACGCCGACCCTGCTCTACGGACAGAGCAAGGACGGGCAGAGCAAGACCAGCGCAGGCCTCCAGACGTCGACCACGGCGCAGGGCGACGCCCCGCTCCGACCCGAGCTTCCCTCGTTCGAGATCCTGTCTCGACAAGAGCAAGCGCCGACGGAGCAGATTCCCCTGACCTACCGCGAGGTCGTCTACACGGTCGCGCGGAACACGCAGGAGGACAGGGCAGAGGCGCTGCTGGACGCGCGCATGGTCGAGATGCGGCAGTCCATGGAGGGCGTGCGCCCTGGCCGGCTGGTCCGCCTCGCGGTCTTCGATCACACCTTCAAGGGGCGCCCACTCCGACGCCCCCTGATCACCATGGCCTGGAAGGACTGGCGCGCCGAAAGCGTCGAGGTGACCTATCCCCTGAGCAACCGGCCCGCCGTCACCCGCCCCATCACCAGCTCGCCCTCTCCCTCGACAGCCACGAAGTCCAACCCCAAGCCGTCGCCCGCGAACTCGACCTCTCCCGCGCCGGCGACCGCACCTGCAGCAACCGCGACCGCATCTCCAACTGCGACCGCACCTGCGACCTCCCGCGAACGTGCTCCCCACTCCGCCACCCCCGAGAAGCCGAGTGCCGAAGCACGCCGCGCTCCTCAGGCCCCCAACACGCCCCCCGCACGCACGGACGTCCCCGCAAAGACGACCGCCGCCGTGCTCCCCGCTGTTCCTCCCGCCCCCCCGGCGGCCGCATCATCTTCGTCGCCCCCTGCAGCTCCCGCACGGCGACCCTGGCGCGACCTCCAGCCCGAACTCACGGACGCCTGCGTCGATCTGCACTTCATGAGCGATCCGCTCGAGGGCGCCGACTTCGTACTCAAACTGGTCCAGACCCGCATCCCGAGCGCGGTCGGGCTGGTCTCGTTCCTGGACGAGGCCCGACGCGAACTCGTCGTCGTGTGCCAGGCCGGAGGCAAGAGCGCCCTCCTCGCGAGCCAGCCGGCGACGGCTCCGCTCGCCCAGGCGGCCTTCGACGCGTCCGCCGCCCTCGTCATCCCCGATGCAGCCGCGGACCCCCGGGTGATGGATGCGCGGTGGCGCCGCATCGGCATCACCCCGAAGAGCGTCCTCTGTGCCGCCCTCGGAGCCTCCGGCCGCCGGCTCGGCTTGCTGGAGCTGGCCAACCCCCTCGATGGAAACCCCTTCACCGACGACGAAGGCCAGGCGCTCACCTACCTCGCCGAGCAGCTCGCCGGCTTCCTCGGCGAGCACGCGCCCCCCATCGACCGTGACCGGATCGTGCAGAACGGCGTGCTGGCGCTGCAGGAGCCACCACCAGGCGGCGGCTGA
- a CDS encoding HU family DNA-binding protein — protein MTKSELIDAIAGRGELTKARAEMLVNCVFDAMTEALQRNEGIEIRGFGSFTVRPYKPYSGRNPRTGQPVPVPAKRLPFFKVGKELKELVNNSRQFAITGGDDGDDDGDDDIIEDDDDE, from the coding sequence ATGACGAAGAGCGAGCTCATCGACGCGATCGCGGGACGCGGCGAACTCACCAAGGCCCGCGCCGAGATGCTGGTCAATTGCGTCTTCGACGCGATGACCGAGGCGCTGCAGCGCAACGAGGGCATCGAGATCCGGGGCTTCGGCAGCTTCACGGTGCGTCCGTACAAGCCCTACAGCGGTCGTAACCCGCGCACGGGTCAGCCCGTTCCCGTCCCGGCCAAGCGGCTGCCGTTCTTCAAGGTCGGCAAGGAACTGAAGGAGCTCGTCAACAACAGCCGCCAGTTCGCCATCACCGGCGGGGACGACGGGGACGACGACGGGGACGACGACATCATCGAGGACGACGACGACGAGTAG
- the tyrS gene encoding tyrosine--tRNA ligase: protein MIPAERQMDILCRGVVDLHVRAELEERLREGRPLRVKAGFDPTRPDLHLGHTVLMQKMRQFQELGHHIIFIVGDLTAMVGDPTGKSESRPRLTREEVMAAAETYKAQAFKVLDQSKTEVRYNSEWLDELGTVGMVELGAKYTVARMLERDDFSKRYQAQRPIHVHEFLYPLLQGYDSVAIDSDIELGGTDQLFNLLVGRDLMLRHGKRPQMVMTTPILEGTDARLVEGKITGIKMSKSAGNYVGISEPPFEMLQKLMLIDDLVIWRFMELLSSRSNEDIVALREAVQRGEQSVIAVKEAFAEEIVTRFHDAEAARAALERRRSVAAGGLPENIDEIHVESPQDTILIGKALSLAKLAPSTSEAMRLVKGGAVHVDGQVIKDERHVLAKGKRYLIRVGSKNRRFANLIID from the coding sequence ATGATCCCCGCAGAACGCCAGATGGACATCCTGTGCCGCGGGGTGGTCGACCTCCACGTGCGCGCCGAGCTCGAAGAGCGCCTGCGTGAAGGCCGTCCCCTCCGGGTGAAGGCCGGCTTCGATCCCACCCGCCCCGATCTGCACCTCGGCCACACCGTGCTGATGCAGAAGATGCGGCAGTTCCAGGAGCTGGGGCACCACATCATCTTCATCGTCGGTGACCTCACGGCGATGGTCGGTGACCCGACGGGCAAGAGCGAGTCGCGCCCTCGGCTCACCCGGGAAGAGGTCATGGCCGCCGCGGAGACCTACAAGGCGCAGGCCTTCAAGGTCCTCGACCAGTCGAAGACCGAGGTCCGCTACAACTCCGAGTGGCTCGACGAGCTGGGCACCGTCGGCATGGTCGAGCTGGGCGCCAAGTACACCGTCGCCCGCATGCTGGAGCGCGACGACTTCTCGAAGCGCTACCAGGCGCAGCGCCCGATCCACGTGCACGAGTTCCTCTATCCCTTGCTCCAGGGCTACGACTCGGTCGCCATCGATTCGGACATCGAGCTCGGCGGCACCGACCAGCTCTTCAACCTCCTCGTGGGCCGCGACCTGATGCTTCGCCATGGCAAGCGGCCGCAGATGGTGATGACCACCCCCATCCTCGAGGGGACGGACGCCCGCCTGGTCGAAGGCAAGATCACGGGCATCAAGATGTCGAAGAGCGCGGGGAACTATGTCGGCATCAGCGAGCCGCCCTTCGAGATGCTCCAGAAGCTCATGCTCATCGATGACCTGGTCATCTGGCGGTTCATGGAGCTGCTCTCCTCGCGTTCGAACGAGGACATCGTGGCGCTGCGTGAGGCAGTGCAGCGTGGCGAGCAGAGCGTCATCGCCGTGAAGGAGGCGTTCGCCGAGGAGATCGTCACCCGCTTCCACGACGCCGAGGCTGCCCGCGCCGCGCTCGAACGGCGCCGCAGCGTGGCCGCCGGCGGGCTGCCCGAGAACATCGACGAGATCCACGTGGAGAGCCCGCAGGACACGATCCTCATCGGAAAAGCTCTCTCCCTCGCCAAGCTTGCGCCCTCCACCTCGGAGGCGATGCGCCTGGTGAAGGGCGGGGCGGTGCACGTGGATGGTCAGGTCATCAAGGACGAGCGTCACGTCCTGGCCAAGGGGAAGCGCTACCTGATCCGCGTCGGTTCCAAGAACCGTCGCTTCGCGAACCTCATCATTGACTGA
- a CDS encoding efflux RND transporter permease subunit codes for MNLTDVSIKNPVFAWMLMACAILFGIVAVTRIGISQYPDVDYPNISVSVSWSGASPSAVEREIIEPLEQSLSQVEGIQQLTSSARQGSARITASFDISRNVDLALQDVQARVAQAQRQLPRDVTTPTVSKSNPDDTPILTIGVSGPYSPQMLSDVARYQVQEKLQTVPGVGQITLNGHLNRNVRIWLDASRLAEKKVVASDVIGAVQREHLEVPGGQLEAGGRQLSVRLLGEALDLESLRKLVVRRVNNTPVYLEDVSLVEDGFEDVTTVARLDGVPLQALGVLKQRGTNAVSVATGVREKVAEIQKSLPEDMKVEVLFDTTTFIEESVHHIELEIGLALLLTALVCWLFLGSLSSTLNVVLAIPMSLLGTVAVIYFLGFTLNTFTLLGLSLAVGLVVDDAVMVMENIYRHAEMGKSRRRAAAEGTKEITFAALAATLAVVAIFLPVVFMEGVIGRFFFQFGVTLSVAVMISYFEAITLAPARCAQILSTSREGRSWLGRVVDKGFEALERGYAWMLGGAVHHPWKVLLAAMLLMVGTVLVVPRIGTEFVPSQDQSRLTVRIRTETGTSVAAATPLINRAEEMLAKRPEVERVLSTLSSSSGSIDLTLVPPDQRKMTAQELMADLRKELSSIAGIRASVQDPSQQGFGIQQGSPVSFTVRGGDWDKLVEAALKIQDDLEKSGMVTDIRTDYQVGNPEVQVVPDRRRANDVGVTVNDIANTVSALVGGNVVGKFATEGRRIDIRMRLLAAQRSRPEDLGAIRVRAQNGETIPLSLVTTQQEVSVLQAISRVDRERAISISANVAPGYSQAQAMAKVEELSRELPLGYRAVPSGQASQLAETTSGLVFALIIGILVAYMVLASQFNSFLDPVTVLTILPLALSGAAIGLLIGDKTLNIFSMIGVLLLMGIVKKNSILLVEYANQVREHEGLRSLPAMLKAGPLRLRPILMTTIATMMAAVPPILGIGSGTETRSPMAAVVLGGLTVSTLLSLFVVPAFYVVTSRAKERIWGDTPPGRESLPPPIHDPGINA; via the coding sequence ATGAACCTGACCGACGTCTCGATCAAAAACCCGGTCTTCGCCTGGATGCTGATGGCCTGCGCGATCCTCTTCGGGATCGTGGCGGTGACCCGGATCGGGATCAGCCAGTACCCGGACGTCGACTACCCGAACATCAGCGTCAGCGTATCGTGGTCGGGCGCCTCGCCGTCCGCCGTGGAGCGCGAGATCATCGAGCCGCTGGAGCAGTCGCTCTCTCAGGTGGAGGGCATCCAGCAGCTCACCTCGTCGGCGCGCCAGGGCTCGGCGAGGATCACCGCCTCGTTCGACATCTCCCGCAACGTGGACCTGGCGCTGCAGGACGTGCAAGCGCGCGTCGCCCAGGCGCAGCGGCAGCTCCCGAGGGACGTGACGACACCCACGGTGTCGAAGTCGAACCCCGACGACACGCCCATCCTGACCATCGGGGTGTCAGGTCCGTACTCGCCACAGATGCTCTCCGACGTGGCCCGCTACCAGGTGCAGGAGAAGCTGCAGACGGTGCCCGGGGTCGGTCAGATCACGCTGAACGGCCACCTGAACCGGAACGTGCGCATCTGGCTCGATGCGAGCCGGCTGGCCGAGAAGAAGGTGGTGGCCAGCGACGTCATCGGCGCGGTGCAGCGCGAGCACCTCGAGGTGCCTGGCGGGCAGCTCGAGGCCGGTGGACGGCAGCTCAGCGTGCGCTTGCTGGGCGAAGCGCTCGACCTGGAGTCGCTGCGGAAGCTCGTGGTGCGCCGGGTGAACAACACGCCGGTGTACCTGGAAGACGTCTCCCTCGTGGAAGACGGGTTCGAGGACGTGACCACCGTCGCGCGGCTGGACGGGGTACCGCTCCAGGCCCTCGGGGTGCTGAAGCAGCGCGGCACGAACGCCGTCTCCGTGGCCACCGGGGTGCGGGAGAAGGTCGCCGAGATCCAGAAGAGCCTCCCCGAGGACATGAAGGTCGAGGTGCTCTTCGACACGACCACGTTCATCGAGGAGTCGGTCCACCACATCGAGCTGGAGATCGGGCTGGCGCTGCTCCTGACGGCGCTGGTGTGCTGGCTCTTCCTGGGGTCGCTGTCGAGCACGCTGAACGTGGTGCTGGCGATCCCGATGTCGCTGCTCGGCACGGTGGCAGTCATCTACTTCCTGGGCTTCACGCTCAACACCTTCACGCTGCTCGGTCTGTCGCTCGCCGTGGGGCTCGTCGTGGACGACGCGGTGATGGTGATGGAGAACATCTACCGGCACGCCGAGATGGGGAAGTCACGTCGGCGGGCAGCCGCCGAGGGGACGAAGGAGATCACCTTCGCCGCGCTGGCCGCGACCTTGGCCGTCGTCGCGATCTTCTTGCCCGTAGTCTTCATGGAAGGCGTCATCGGGCGGTTCTTCTTCCAGTTCGGCGTGACGCTCTCGGTGGCGGTGATGATCTCGTACTTCGAGGCCATCACCCTGGCCCCGGCCCGGTGCGCACAGATTCTCTCGACGTCGCGCGAGGGACGGAGCTGGCTCGGCCGGGTGGTGGACAAGGGCTTCGAGGCGCTGGAGCGGGGCTATGCCTGGATGCTCGGAGGGGCCGTCCACCACCCGTGGAAGGTGCTTCTCGCGGCGATGCTCCTGATGGTGGGCACGGTGCTCGTGGTACCGAGGATCGGCACGGAGTTCGTGCCCTCGCAGGACCAGAGCCGGCTCACGGTGCGCATCCGGACCGAGACGGGGACCAGCGTGGCCGCGGCAACGCCGCTCATCAACCGGGCCGAGGAGATGCTCGCCAAGCGCCCGGAGGTCGAGCGGGTACTGAGCACACTGTCGTCGTCGTCGGGATCGATCGATCTGACGCTCGTGCCGCCGGATCAGCGCAAGATGACGGCGCAGGAGCTGATGGCCGACCTGCGCAAGGAGCTGTCGTCGATCGCGGGGATCCGCGCATCGGTGCAGGATCCTTCGCAGCAGGGCTTCGGCATCCAGCAAGGCTCGCCCGTGTCGTTCACCGTGCGCGGCGGGGATTGGGACAAGCTCGTCGAGGCGGCGCTGAAGATCCAGGACGACCTGGAGAAGAGCGGGATGGTGACCGACATCCGGACGGACTACCAGGTGGGCAACCCCGAGGTGCAGGTGGTGCCCGACCGCCGCCGCGCGAACGATGTGGGGGTCACCGTGAACGACATCGCGAACACGGTGAGCGCGCTGGTGGGCGGGAACGTGGTCGGGAAGTTCGCGACCGAGGGGCGGCGCATCGACATCCGCATGCGCCTCCTGGCCGCGCAGCGGTCGCGGCCAGAAGACCTGGGAGCGATCCGGGTGCGCGCGCAGAACGGGGAGACGATCCCGCTGTCGCTGGTGACGACGCAGCAGGAAGTCAGCGTGCTGCAGGCAATCAGCCGCGTCGATCGGGAGCGAGCGATCAGCATCTCGGCGAACGTGGCGCCCGGGTACTCGCAGGCCCAGGCGATGGCAAAGGTGGAGGAGCTGTCGCGGGAGCTGCCTCTCGGTTACCGGGCCGTGCCGAGCGGGCAGGCGTCCCAGCTCGCCGAGACCACGAGCGGGCTCGTGTTCGCGCTGATCATCGGGATCCTGGTCGCGTACATGGTGCTCGCGAGCCAGTTCAACTCGTTCCTGGATCCGGTCACGGTGTTGACGATCCTGCCGCTCGCGCTCTCCGGCGCTGCGATCGGGCTGCTGATCGGCGACAAGACGCTGAACATCTTCAGCATGATCGGCGTGCTGCTCCTGATGGGGATCGTGAAGAAGAACTCGATCCTGCTGGTGGAGTACGCCAACCAGGTACGGGAGCACGAGGGGCTGCGGTCCTTGCCGGCGATGCTCAAGGCGGGGCCGCTCAGGCTGCGGCCGATCTTGATGACCACCATCGCGACGATGATGGCAGCGGTTCCCCCGATCCTGGGCATCGGGTCGGGCACGGAGACGCGCAGCCCGATGGCGGCGGTGGTGCTCGGCGGGCTCACCGTGTCGACGCTGCTCAGCCTCTTCGTGGTGCCGGCGTTCTATGTGGTGACGAGCCGCGCGAAGGAGCGGATCTGGGGGGACACTCCGCCAGGCAGGGAGAGCTTGCCTCCGCCGATCCACGATCCTGGCATCAACGCATGA
- a CDS encoding efflux RND transporter periplasmic adaptor subunit yields the protein MRSIAMALYLSVLASASVLASAGCKGGAEAGKEEAKPAGGRGGGRGRQVTAFAADVMPVEAKKVAYVVNAPGTIEAFERVQVTARVAGAVDKVAFSEGQEVKKGDALVLIDSERFRLAVNSAKAAVDKADAAVRDAEAMLARREGASSKNPGLIPGEEIETYRTRSFTAKADQEVASQALKTAQLNLRDSQVRAPLGGVIQTRTVETGQYVQAGTILATLIRSEPLLLRFQVEPLEAPRIKPGMIATFTMRETVRTFSAKITLVSGAADPMTHMVAVTGEVIADSNKYWLRPGSFCDVALDLQAQRDAPVIPRLAVRATDHGYVVYVVEDDVAHEKVVTLGMSTKDGWVEVRSGLQAGSMLVVRGAEALSEGARVKSKQITPEELAGVIAAQLGTRTPDGGGVGEGNKPGAGEPGSGEQPPAAEGSAAPAATGAPAAGRNKRKGGGGPGANAGTAAPAGTGAQP from the coding sequence GTGAGATCGATCGCGATGGCGCTTTACCTTTCGGTGCTGGCGAGCGCTTCCGTGCTGGCGAGCGCTGGCTGCAAGGGGGGCGCGGAGGCTGGGAAGGAAGAGGCCAAGCCAGCCGGGGGGCGTGGCGGCGGCCGGGGGCGGCAGGTGACGGCGTTCGCGGCCGACGTGATGCCCGTGGAGGCGAAGAAAGTCGCCTACGTGGTGAACGCGCCCGGGACCATCGAGGCCTTCGAGCGCGTGCAGGTCACCGCGCGGGTGGCTGGCGCCGTGGACAAGGTGGCGTTCTCCGAAGGGCAGGAGGTGAAGAAGGGGGACGCGCTGGTGCTGATCGACTCCGAGCGCTTCCGGCTCGCGGTGAACAGCGCGAAGGCGGCGGTCGACAAGGCCGACGCGGCGGTACGCGACGCCGAGGCGATGCTGGCGCGGCGCGAGGGGGCGAGCAGCAAGAACCCGGGCCTCATCCCGGGCGAGGAGATCGAGACGTACCGGACGCGGAGCTTCACCGCGAAGGCCGACCAGGAGGTGGCCTCCCAGGCGCTGAAGACGGCGCAGCTCAACCTGCGCGACTCGCAGGTGCGGGCGCCTCTCGGCGGCGTGATCCAGACGCGCACGGTGGAGACCGGGCAGTATGTGCAGGCAGGGACGATCCTTGCGACCTTGATCCGGAGCGAGCCGCTGCTCCTTCGGTTCCAGGTGGAGCCGCTGGAGGCGCCACGGATCAAGCCGGGGATGATCGCGACGTTCACCATGCGGGAGACGGTCCGCACGTTCAGCGCGAAGATCACGCTGGTGTCGGGCGCCGCGGATCCGATGACGCACATGGTCGCCGTGACCGGCGAGGTGATCGCCGACTCGAACAAGTACTGGCTGCGGCCCGGGTCCTTCTGCGACGTGGCGCTGGACCTGCAAGCGCAGCGCGACGCGCCGGTGATCCCGCGGCTGGCGGTGCGCGCGACCGACCACGGCTACGTGGTGTACGTGGTGGAGGACGACGTGGCCCACGAGAAGGTGGTCACGCTCGGCATGAGCACGAAGGACGGCTGGGTCGAGGTGCGATCGGGGCTCCAGGCGGGCTCGATGCTGGTGGTGCGCGGGGCCGAGGCGCTGAGCGAGGGCGCCCGGGTGAAGTCGAAGCAGATCACGCCGGAGGAGCTGGCGGGGGTCATCGCCGCACAGCTCGGCACGCGCACCCCCGATGGAGGAGGGGTCGGCGAGGGGAACAAACCGGGCGCAGGCGAGCCAGGGAGCGGTGAGCAACCCCCGGCCGCGGAAGGCTCCGCTGCTCCCGCAGCGACGGGCGCGCCAGCCGCGGGGCGAAACAAGCGCAAGGGTGGCGGGGGACCCGGGGCGAACGCGGGGACCGCGGCGCCTGCGGGGACCGGGGCGCAGCCATGA
- a CDS encoding TolC family protein — MRRTPALRWFLVTLLSCVIPLPLAGEARADGALTLEDAIKMALTNNERALQAPLRVEAAEGQVERARAAFLPSLTTSGTATLSARENAAGSLLTTGAAVTVSQPLLSPTAFPLYAQARHTREAEKWGAVQDRRLVAFDTARSFLVVLTSERLFDVAQRRLERARANQANTVARTEAQLASSNDATRSLIEVASASREVVRTRGSMQQAYLNLGFLVGKPVNGPLVTPERTTRAARTGGARRSEDVVRRAQQRRPDLRAAEERTAALQSSAEEPLYRLAPTLGAAGQLRVNPVPGQFGRVYDLTAQVTLNWTIYDAGVRYADRRTRLAQAQSQELVERQLRRSVAVDLELARTALRAAREAYLIAEQAVEAARANSSETEILYQQGLARAIELVDANASRYEAEVNLETARLAMEQAYLELRFALGLDPLDEPASGTTASQENNP, encoded by the coding sequence ATGAGGCGCACCCCGGCGCTCCGCTGGTTTCTCGTCACCCTGCTGTCTTGCGTCATCCCTCTTCCCCTTGCGGGGGAGGCACGCGCGGATGGCGCTCTGACCCTGGAAGACGCCATCAAGATGGCGCTCACGAACAACGAGCGCGCGCTGCAAGCGCCCCTCCGCGTCGAGGCCGCCGAAGGGCAGGTGGAAAGGGCACGGGCGGCGTTCTTGCCGTCGCTGACCACCAGCGGCACGGCGACGCTCTCGGCCAGAGAGAATGCCGCAGGCAGCCTGCTCACCACGGGTGCGGCGGTCACCGTGAGCCAGCCGCTCCTGTCGCCCACGGCCTTCCCGCTGTACGCGCAGGCGCGCCACACCCGCGAGGCGGAGAAATGGGGGGCCGTCCAGGATCGGCGTCTCGTCGCCTTCGACACGGCCCGGTCGTTCCTCGTGGTGCTCACCTCCGAGCGGCTCTTCGACGTGGCGCAGCGGCGCCTGGAGCGCGCCCGCGCGAACCAGGCGAACACGGTGGCGCGAACGGAGGCGCAGCTCGCGAGCTCCAACGACGCGACGCGCTCGCTGATCGAGGTGGCCTCGGCGTCACGCGAGGTGGTGCGGACGCGCGGCTCGATGCAGCAGGCGTACCTGAACCTGGGCTTCCTGGTGGGCAAGCCGGTGAACGGACCGCTGGTGACGCCGGAGCGCACCACGCGCGCGGCGCGGACCGGCGGGGCGAGGCGGTCCGAGGATGTCGTCCGCAGAGCCCAGCAGCGTCGCCCGGACCTGCGCGCCGCGGAGGAGCGCACGGCGGCGCTGCAGTCGTCCGCCGAGGAGCCGCTTTACCGCCTGGCGCCGACGCTCGGCGCCGCCGGCCAGCTCCGGGTGAACCCGGTCCCTGGTCAGTTCGGGCGCGTGTACGACCTCACGGCGCAGGTCACGCTGAACTGGACGATCTACGACGCGGGCGTGCGCTACGCCGACCGGCGGACGCGGCTCGCGCAGGCGCAGTCGCAGGAGCTGGTGGAGCGACAGCTCCGGCGCTCGGTGGCAGTCGATCTGGAGCTGGCACGAACGGCGCTGCGGGCCGCGCGGGAGGCGTACCTGATTGCCGAGCAGGCCGTGGAGGCGGCACGGGCGAACAGCTCGGAGACGGAGATCCTCTATCAACAGGGGCTCGCGCGCGCGATCGAGCTGGTCGACGCGAACGCCAGCCGGTACGAGGCCGAGGTGAACCTGGAGACGGCGCGGCTCGCGATGGAGCAGGCGTACCTCGAGCTTCGCTTCGCCCTGGGCCTCGATCCGCTGGACGAGCCCGCATCGGGAACGACTGCATCCCAGGAGAACAACCCGTGA
- a CDS encoding sensor histidine kinase → MRLPRVPLTWLLGAVAILASLMFVVSVASLTRVISMSSEQRMERSRELIHREFARWLTEPDAEDPRARSMVVGLRGGLASPPSVSDGPWSLRAGLSVEVDDALNALASSANGDGISFTTIEASEGTILLGTRRHDDGRLLWAAYSIGRPRFLDTWRNTVVVLTLATVLLGAIALVAVVGTTRGARALKRSLAALEQDLSADVARPAIAELAGVADGVSSLARSLAEAQHESEALSVELRRTERVAALGRVVAGLAHEVRNPLASMKLRVDVARGAEDVPPEIVSELEAVDEEIARLDRLVTDFLLVSGRRLGRRIDSDLGELTRRRALLLAPWARERGVSLAVEGNAHAHVDPDACARAVDNLLKNAVEASPTGAQVRVRVSPCDDGAAVEVEDRGPGVPEARVAELFEPFFTTKPEGTGLGLAVSRAIAVASGGQLSYHREEGVTRFALHLPPTGARA, encoded by the coding sequence ATGAGGTTGCCGCGCGTACCCCTGACCTGGCTGCTCGGTGCGGTCGCCATCCTCGCATCCCTGATGTTCGTCGTCTCCGTGGCATCCCTGACCCGGGTGATCTCCATGTCGAGCGAGCAGCGCATGGAGCGCAGCCGGGAGCTGATCCACCGTGAATTCGCCCGCTGGTTGACCGAGCCCGACGCCGAGGACCCACGCGCCCGCTCCATGGTCGTCGGGCTCCGCGGCGGCCTGGCGAGCCCGCCTTCTGTATCGGACGGCCCCTGGTCGCTTCGCGCGGGCCTCTCCGTCGAGGTCGACGATGCCCTGAATGCGCTCGCCAGCTCGGCGAACGGGGACGGCATCTCCTTCACCACCATCGAAGCCAGCGAGGGCACGATCCTGCTGGGCACGAGACGTCACGACGATGGACGGCTCCTCTGGGCGGCCTACTCCATCGGGCGGCCCCGCTTCCTCGATACCTGGCGCAACACCGTCGTCGTCCTCACCCTCGCGACCGTACTGCTCGGCGCCATCGCCCTCGTCGCCGTCGTTGGCACCACCCGCGGCGCCCGCGCCCTCAAGCGCTCCCTCGCCGCGCTGGAACAAGACCTCTCCGCCGACGTCGCGCGCCCGGCCATCGCCGAACTCGCCGGTGTCGCCGACGGCGTCTCCAGCCTCGCCCGCAGCCTGGCCGAAGCCCAGCACGAAAGCGAGGCCCTCTCCGTCGAGCTGCGCCGCACCGAGCGCGTCGCCGCCCTGGGTCGCGTCGTCGCTGGCCTCGCGCACGAGGTCCGCAACCCCCTCGCTTCCATGAAGCTCCGGGTCGACGTGGCGCGCGGCGCCGAGGACGTCCCTCCTGAGATCGTCAGCGAACTCGAGGCCGTCGACGAGGAGATCGCCCGTCTCGATCGCCTGGTGACCGACTTCCTCCTCGTCAGCGGTCGCCGCCTCGGCCGGCGCATCGACAGCGATCTCGGCGAACTCACCCGCCGCCGCGCGCTCCTGCTCGCCCCGTGGGCCCGGGAGCGCGGCGTCTCCCTCGCCGTCGAAGGCAACGCCCACGCTCACGTCGATCCTGACGCCTGCGCCCGCGCCGTCGACAACCTCCTCAAGAACGCCGTCGAGGCCTCTCCCACCGGCGCCCAGGTGCGCGTCCGTGTTTCGCCCTGCGACGACGGTGCCGCCGTGGAGGTCGAAGACCGCGGCCCGGGTGTCCCCGAAGCGCGCGTGGCCGAGCTGTTCGAGCCCTTCTTCACCACCAAGCCCGAGGGCACCGGCCTCGGCCTCGCCGTCTCGCGCGCCATCGCCGTCGCCAGCGGCGGCCAGCTCTCCTACCACCGCGAGGAGGGCGTCACCCGCTTCGCCCTCCACCTGCCCCCGACGGGAGCCCGAGCGTGA